The following are from one region of the Corylus avellana chromosome ca1, CavTom2PMs-1.0 genome:
- the LOC132180796 gene encoding vesicle-associated protein 1-3-like — translation MGTWDLLNIQPTELKVLFEVKRQSSCSIQLTNKTDKYVAFKVKTTNPKKYCVRPNAGIVLPRTTCNVTVTMQAPKEVPPDLQCKDKFLLQSVVAPDGATTKDITPEMFNKEDGKVVEEFKMRVIYIPANPPSPVPEEPEEDSSPRASVLENGHQNRLLFDAVSRSLEEPKEKSSEEWSMISNLTEEKASALQRNQKLHQELDLLRKEISKSRAGGLSLFVVVLVGLLGVLFGYFVK, via the exons ATGGGTACTTGGGATCTTCTAAACATTCAACCTACAGAACTCAAAGTCCTAT TTGAAGTGAAGAGGCAGAGTTCATGTTCCATACAATTGACGAATAAAACGGATAAATATGTGGCGTTCAAG GTTAAAACAACAAACCCCAAAAAATATTGTGTCCGTCCTAATGCTGGCATTGTTTTGCCTCGAACCACATGCAATGTTACAG TTACAATGCAAGCTCCTAAAGAGGTACCCCCTGATTTGCAGTGCAAGGACAAATTTCTTCTTCAAAGTGTGGTTGCGCCGGATGGTGCGACTACGAAAGACATAACCCCAGAAATG tttaacaAAGAGGATGGTAAGGTTGTGGAAGAGTTCAAGATGAGGGTCATTTACATTCCTGCTAACCCCCCATCACCTGTCCCTGAAGAACCTGAAGAAGATTCTTCTCCCAGGGCATCAGTGCTTGAGAATGGGCATCAAAATCGTTTATTGTTTGATGCT GTATCAAGATCTTTAGAGGAGCCTAAAGAGAAGTCTTCAGAG gAGTGGTCTATGATTTCCAACTTGACCGAGGAGAAAGCTTCTGCTTTGCAACGAAATCAGAAACTACATCAGGAACTG GATCTGCTGAGAAAAGAAATTAGCAAAAGTCGTGCTGGTGGCCTCTCTCTATTTGTTGTGGTGCTGGTTGGTCTCCTTGGCGTCCTGTTTGGCTACTTTGTCAAGTAA
- the LOC132165666 gene encoding flavin-containing monooxygenase FMO GS-OX-like 4, which yields MYEQSLKVAVIGAGMAGLLTARELKREGHRVIVFEKSISLGGTWVYDPRVETNALGLDPARQIVHSSMYRSLRVNLPRRLMGFLDYPFSLKEGGDPREFPGHEEVLRYLEDFARDFRLVELIRFGHEVVRVEQVNEVSHEWVVESRTRGSESEMEGEVFEAVAVCNGHHTEPRIAEFPGMDIWPGMQVHSHNYRTPEPFQNQIVVLIGNGPSAHDILREISSVAKEVHQALRASDVHFKKLENRNNIWQHSVIKCANEDGKVVFQDGSFVYADAIIHCTGFKYHFPFLRTNGIVSVDDNCVGPLYKHVFPPCLAPWLSFVGLPYRAAPTLIIELQSRWVAKVLAGKLALPSEEEMASSVEELYQHMKESGLPKHHTHQLQQNKFDYENWLVTQLRLPPLEEWREEMYFHALKKITSHDDDEYRDTWDVIGGCKDTTAC from the exons ATGTATGAGCAATCCTTAAAAGTGGCAGTGATCGGAGCCGGCATGGCTGGCCTACTCACCGCACGTGAGCTCAAAAGAGAAGGCCACCGGGTCATTGTCTTCGAGAAAAGCATTAGCCTTGGTGGCACCTGGGTCTATGACCCACGCGTCGAAACCAACGCTTTGGGTCTAGACCCGGCTCGCCAGATTGTCCATAGCAGCATGTACCGCTCGCTCCGGGTCAACCTTCCGAGGCGGCTCATGGGCTTCTTGGATTACCCATTTTCGCTGAAAGAGGGTGGGGATCCGCGAGAGTTTCCGGGTCACGAGGAGGTGCTCCGGTACCTTGAAGATTTTGCCCGGGATTTCCGGTTGGTTGAGTTGATACGGTTCGGGCACGAGGTGGTCCGGGTTGAACAAGTCAATGAAGTGAGTCACGAATGGGTGGTTGAGTCGAGGACTCGGGGAAGTGAGTCAGAGATGGAGGGGGAGGTGTTTGAGGCCGTGGCGGTGTGTAATGGTCACCACACCGAGCCAAGAATTGCTGAGTTTCCAG GCATGGATATTTGGCCAGGAATGCAAGTACACAGTCACAACTATCGAACTCCTGAGCCATTTCAGAACCAA ATTGTGGTGTTAATTGGAAATGGACCTAGTGCACACGACATCTTGAGAGAGATCTCCTCTGTTGCAAAAGAAGTTCATCAAGCCTTGCGAGCCTCggatgtgcattttaaaaagtTGGAAAATCGCAATAATATCTGGCAGCATTCAGTG ATAAAATGTGCTAATGAAGATGGTAAAGTAGTATTTCAAGATGGATCATTTGTTTATGCAGATGCCATCATCCATTGTACTGG GTTCAAGTATCATTTCCCCTTTTTAAGAACAAATGGAATAGTGAGCGTGGATGACAACTGTGTTGGACCTCTGTATAAACATGTTTTTCCACCATGCTTGGCTCCTTGGCTTTCTTTTGTAGGACTTCCTTACAGG GCTGCTCCCACTTTAATAATTGAGTTACAGTCCCGATGGGTGGCAAAAGTTTTAGCTGGCAAGTTGGCACTGCCAAGTGAAGAAGAGATGGCATCATCTGTGGAAGAACTCTACCAGCACATGAAGGAGAGTGGATTGCCAAAGCACCACACTCATCAGCTTCAGCAGAACAAG TTTGATTACGAAAACTGGCTAGTCACTCAATTGAGATTACCACCCCTGGAGGAGTGGAGAGAAGAGATGTATTTCCATGCGTTGAAGAAGATTACTTcacatgatgatgatgaatatcGGGACACCTGGGATGTCATAGGTGGATGTAAGGATACTACAGCATGCTAA
- the LOC132171882 gene encoding putative disease resistance protein RGA4 gives MMNTVSTVKAVLLDAEEKQAAGNHGVRDWLGKLDDAIYDADDLLDAISTEALRREIMTHDKKAKKVHIFFSKSNQLAHRHKMGHKIKMIRERLDAITAAARDFHFKVRYAETQVRNRERDNTHSFVRAEKVIGRKNDKNAVIDCLVDSNVEENISILPIVGIGGLGKTTVAQLIFNDEKIEKHFELKMWVCVSDTFHVKNIVEKILESTTKKKLETIEMDTLIGHLKEKIDGKTYLLVLDDVWNEDHEKWSRLKELLMGGSRGSIILVTTRNESVARITGTIQSYSLRGLDEDASWSLFKQIAFEKGQEPENSRIVAIGREILEKCLGVPLAIRTIASLLHSKNPETEWLSFKNNELSKMSQKENDILPTLKLSYDQLPSHLKHCFAYCSLLPKDYKIDRSTLIKLWIAQGFVKLSDQN, from the coding sequence ATGATGAACACCGTTTCAACAGTCAAAGCTGTGCTTCTGGATGCAGAGGAGAAACAAGCTGCAGGGAACCATGGAGTCAGAGATTGGCTCGGAAAGCTAGATGATGCCATTTATGATGCGGATGACTTGCTGGATGCTATTTCCACTGAAGCTCTACGAAGGGAAATAATGACTCATGATAAGAAGGCGAAAAAGGTacacattttcttttccaaatcaaaCCAGCTTGCCCATCGTCATAAAATGGGCCATAAGATTAAGATGATAAGAGAGAGGTTAGATGCCATTACTGCAGCTGCTAGGGATTTCCACTTCAAGGTGCGCTATGCAGAGACACAAGTTAGGAATAGGGAGAGAGATAACACTCATTCTTTTGTACGTGCGGAAAAAGTTATTGGTCGAAAGAATGATAAGAACGCAGTTATAGACTGTCTGGTGGACTCCAACGTTGAAGAGAACATTTCAATCCTTCCAATTGTTGGCATCGGTGGATTAGGAAAGACTACAGTGGCTCAACTCATATTCAATgatgagaaaattgaaaagcattTTGAGCTAAAAATGTGGGTGTGTGTCTCCGATACCTTCCatgttaaaaatattgttgaaaaGATCTTGGAATctacaacaaagaagaaactaGAAACAATTGAAATGGACACACTGATAGGTCATCTTAAAGAAAAGATCGATGGAAAGACATACTTACTTGTGTTGGATGATGTGTGGAATGAGGATCATGAAAAATGGTCTCGCTTGAAAGAATTGTTGATGGGTGGATCAAGAGGAAGCATAATATTAGTGACTACACGCAATGAAAGCGTTGCAAGGATTACTGGGACAATTCAATCATATTCCTTAAGGGGTTTAGATGAAGACGCGTCATGGTCTTTATTTAAGCAGATAGCATTTGAGAAAGGACAAGAGCCAGAGAATTCAAGAATTGTTGCAATTGGGAGGGAGATCCTAGAGAAGTGTTTAGGTGTCCCTCTAGCCATAAGGACAATCGCAAGTTTACTACACTCTAAAAATCCAGAAACAGAGTGGTTGTCTTTTAAGAATAATGAACTCTCAAAAATGTCTCAGAAAGAAAATGACATCTTACCAACTCTAAAGCTGAGTTATGATCAACTTCCTTCACATTTGAAGcattgttttgcttattgtaGTTTGCTTCCAAAAGATTACAAGATTGATAGATCAACACTGATTAAGCTTTGGATAGCACAAGGGTTCGTCAAATTATCAGATCAAAACTGA